CACCGGGCTACGTGCAGATCCCCGCACTCGACCACCAGGCCACGTGCGGTTCTCCCGACGAGCCACCGCACCACGTGCAGCGGCGCCGCGGAGCCGGTCTGTGATGAGACGCGTCCGGTAACCTCGTCTCACATGTCCGTGCGACCGACGCCGAACGCCATGCCAGACGGCGACCCATCCGGGACCGTGCAGGGAGACGTGGCCGTCCTGGTCGGCGACCTACTCAGCGCCGATGCGCCGGACGGCGACCGGGACGACGTCGCCGAGGCGCTGGTGCAGGCCGGTCGCGACATGATGGCGACGACGGGCATCCGTCGCCTCCGCATGGACGACGTCGCGCGGCGGGCTGGCTACGGCAGGGCGACGCTGTACCGGCGCTTCGCCACCCGCGACGACCTGGTCTGGGCCGTCGTAACGGTCGAGGTGGACCAGGCGCTCCGGCACATCGGCGCCCGGCTGCTGGCGCTGCCCACGCTGCAGGACCAGCTGGTGGAGGCCTTCGCCGGCGCCGTCGAGCACGCCAGGACGAACCGCGTGTGGCGCCGGCTGCTGGAGGTCGAGGCCGACCTCCTGCTCCCCTTCCTGACCACTGGCGGTCACAGCGCCCTCGACGTGGCGCGCCAGCTGCTGGGCCAACTGCTCACGCGCGCCCAGGCGGAGGGGGAGGTGCCCGACCTCGACGCCGCGATGGTCGTCGAGGTCATGGTCCGCACGGCGCACTCCATGGTGTTGACCTCCGCGGGCCCCGTGGACGTCGACGATCCCGTCGCGCTGCGCGCGTTCGCCCGCGCCGACCTGGTCGAACCGCTGCTGGGCCAGCCCCGGACACGACCCGCTGAACCGGAGGAGCCGACACGACCATGACCGAGATCGGGATCACGATCGGGGGGCCGCTGACGGTCCTCCCCCACCTCGCGAAGGCGGCCGAGGACCGGGGCTTCGACTCGGTGTGGGTCGCCGAGACCAGCCAGACGGCCATCATCCAGGCCGCCGTCGCCGCGCAGGCCACCGAGCGCGTCCGAGTCGGCACGAACATCGCCCTCGCGTTCCCGACCGCGCCCGCCGCCCAGGCGATGCTGGCGTGGGACCTGGCGGAGCTGTCGGGCAACCGGTTCACCCTCGGCCTGGGGAGCCAGGTGCGCCGGATCGTGGAGGACCGCTTCGGCGTCGACTTCCGCCCGGCGGCGGCTCGCATGCGCGAGTACGTCCAGGCGGTGCGGGCGGCCTGGGCGTTCCACCGGGGTGAGGACGACGCGGCCTTCGAGGGCGAGCACTACCACGTCCGCCACCCCGGCGTGACCGGCGGCGGAGCGGGCCGGGACGCGGACATCACGATCCCGATCTACGTCGCCGCGGTCGGGCCGTTGATGGTCGAGGCCGCCACGGCGGCGGCCGACGGGATCCTCGGCCACCCCTTCACCTCCGACCGCTACATCGAGACGGTCGTGCACGAACGCATCGCCGACGGGCTGGCGGCCGCCGGCCGGGACCGGAGCGACTTCACCCTCGCCCAGGGCGTGATGATCGCCGTGAGCGAGGACGGCCAGCAGGCCCGGGAGTGGTGCAAGCAGCAGATCGCCTTCTACGGCACGACCCCGAACTACAAGGGCGTGTTCGACTCCTACGGCGACGGGCACCTGACCGACGAGCTCCGCGCGGTGTTCGCCCGCGACAAGCGGGACGTCGATGCGCTGCGAGCTGCGGTGCCCGACGAGGCCGTCGACCGCTACGCCGTCGCCGGCACCCCCGACGAGGTCCGGGACCGGTTCGACTCGATGGCCCACCTCGCCGACCACTGGATCATCGGGGGTCCCTGGTACCGGATGGGCATGGAGGCGATGGGCGCGAACGTGATGGCGACGCTGGAGGCGCTGGGCCGCTGAGCCCGCCCGACCCCCGGCTCAGGTCGTGTAGCGCCGCATGTGGACGTTCTCGAGCAGCCCCACGAGGACCCACGAGGTGATCAGGCTGGTGCCGCCGTAGGAGATGAACGGCAGCGGCAGCCCGGTCACCGGCATGATCCCGATGGCCATCCCGACGTTGATGAACATCTGGAACGCGAAGACGCTGATCACGCCGGCGGCGATCAGGGTGCCGAACATGTCCCGGCTGAGCGCGGCGATCCGCAGGGACCGCCAGAGCAGCAGGCCGAAGAGGATGAGGACCAGCATCGACCCGACGAAGCCGGTCTGCTCGCCGACGACGGTGAAGATGAAGTCGGTCTGGCTCTCGGGGACGAAGCCCGACAGCGTCTGGGACCCGCTGCCGAGGCCCTGGCCGAAGAACCGGCCCGAGCCGACGGCGATCTGGGCCTGCACCACGTTGTAGCCCGCGCCGAGCGCGTCGATGTTCTCCGGGTCGAGGAACGCGGTCAGCCGGTCGAGCTGGTACTCCTTCACGATCCCGAGCTGGAGGGCCGCGACGCAGGCGGCGATCGACCCGGCGACCAGCGCCAACATGTACCGCAGGTGCACGCCGGCCATGAGCAGGACGCCGGCAACGATCACCGCGAACACGATGAACGTCCCGAAGTCCGGCTGGAGCAGGATCAGCAGCATCGGGAACAGCGCGAAGGCGAGGGCCTCCACCAGCGCCCGCATGCCGAGGGCCTCCTCCCGGTACTCGTGGAAGTGCGCGGCCAGCACCAGGATGATCGCGATCTTCGCGAACTCCGCCGGCTGGAACTGCAGCGGTCCGATGCGGAACCACGCCTGGGCGCCGTTGACCTCGGCCCCGATCCCGGGGATCAGCACGGCGACCAGCAGGACGAGGGCCACGCCGTAGGCCACCACCGACCAGGCCCGGAAGTTCCGGTAGTCGAACAGGGTGGTGACCGCACCGGCGGCCAGACCGAGGAGGAAGGCGATGACCTGCCGCTCGACGTAGACGTTGCCCGACCCCTCCACCACGGCCGGGTCGTTCGCCGTCGCGCCCCCCACCATGACGAAGCCGACGATGGTGAGCAGCAGTGCGGAGACGAGCAGCACCCAGTCGATGTGGCCGGCGGGGCTGAACGCACCCGCCCAGCGGCGCTGGATCGACTCGCGGACCAGCCGGTCGCTGCGCTCGGCCATGTTGAGACCGCTCACGTG
The DNA window shown above is from Euzebya sp. and carries:
- a CDS encoding LLM class flavin-dependent oxidoreductase, whose protein sequence is MTEIGITIGGPLTVLPHLAKAAEDRGFDSVWVAETSQTAIIQAAVAAQATERVRVGTNIALAFPTAPAAQAMLAWDLAELSGNRFTLGLGSQVRRIVEDRFGVDFRPAAARMREYVQAVRAAWAFHRGEDDAAFEGEHYHVRHPGVTGGGAGRDADITIPIYVAAVGPLMVEAATAAADGILGHPFTSDRYIETVVHERIADGLAAAGRDRSDFTLAQGVMIAVSEDGQQAREWCKQQIAFYGTTPNYKGVFDSYGDGHLTDELRAVFARDKRDVDALRAAVPDEAVDRYAVAGTPDEVRDRFDSMAHLADHWIIGGPWYRMGMEAMGANVMATLEALGR
- the rodA gene encoding rod shape-determining protein RodA, whose amino-acid sequence is MSGLNMAERSDRLVRESIQRRWAGAFSPAGHIDWVLLVSALLLTIVGFVMVGGATANDPAVVEGSGNVYVERQVIAFLLGLAAGAVTTLFDYRNFRAWSVVAYGVALVLLVAVLIPGIGAEVNGAQAWFRIGPLQFQPAEFAKIAIILVLAAHFHEYREEALGMRALVEALAFALFPMLLILLQPDFGTFIVFAVIVAGVLLMAGVHLRYMLALVAGSIAACVAALQLGIVKEYQLDRLTAFLDPENIDALGAGYNVVQAQIAVGSGRFFGQGLGSGSQTLSGFVPESQTDFIFTVVGEQTGFVGSMLVLILFGLLLWRSLRIAALSRDMFGTLIAAGVISVFAFQMFINVGMAIGIMPVTGLPLPFISYGGTSLITSWVLVGLLENVHMRRYTT
- a CDS encoding TetR/AcrR family transcriptional regulator, translating into MSVRPTPNAMPDGDPSGTVQGDVAVLVGDLLSADAPDGDRDDVAEALVQAGRDMMATTGIRRLRMDDVARRAGYGRATLYRRFATRDDLVWAVVTVEVDQALRHIGARLLALPTLQDQLVEAFAGAVEHARTNRVWRRLLEVEADLLLPFLTTGGHSALDVARQLLGQLLTRAQAEGEVPDLDAAMVVEVMVRTAHSMVLTSAGPVDVDDPVALRAFARADLVEPLLGQPRTRPAEPEEPTRP